A stretch of DNA from Oryza brachyantha chromosome 4, ObraRS2, whole genome shotgun sequence:
aatagaaaagaaagaaaaaacaaatacatttACCGATTTACCCATACAAGAGCATGCAAGGACGGAGGGTGGCGCCTGATCTCTACATATATGGATTCGAAACGTCTACCATTATAGGAGTGAGAGTGACGTCAGCAATATTTGGCATCGTAGAATGATGAAAGCCGTAACGTCACTAACATAATGGTAGCGGATACAAGTCTAATAAATTATTGTGTCTACTTGAGGGCTtgctgtacatatatattcacacGTGGGTGTGTGACCGGGCAAACAGCACTCCCTACGCGATACAGTCAGCGATTGCTGCCACCACCGCGGCCAGACGCTGGAACCACCCAGCAGCTACTCCGGCGTCGTCTTCGCGTCCACGCGCTGCGACGTACGTCGGCGACGTCGCCGAGAACCCTTCATGGCATGACATCACCACCGCTCCGACGAGACCATCCGGGTCGTCGTTACTGCCATCGACGGACCTCTCGCCGCTATTCTGCGCTTCCGTGTCGAACTCCGGGAACGTGGGCGGCCAGACCGTCGTCAAGGGGAACACCCTCACCGCCGACCGGCCGTCTtctgcaccgccgccggtctTCCTCTCGTAGACCTTCTTCACTGTCCTCCACTGCAGGTGCACGTAGATCACGATGCCAGCCTGCTCCAGGTCCAGCAGCGCGAactcggcgtcgccgccgacggccaTCACCGACGCACGGCCGGTCCACCACCGCTCCGGCAGCCACTCGATACGTTGGCACGCCTCGCGCACGCAGAACGTGTGTCTCAGCTCCCAGCCGACTCCGACGGCTATCGTGGCCGTTTTGCGGTGCCAGACGCTGAGCTGAGTCCCGTCGCCATGGACGAGGCAGAGCCGGCCACGagagccgccggcgccgccgccgtcgtcgtcttcgtgtGACCATGACAACCTGAAATTGCATGATCTCACCGCATTGGGGAGGTCGAGGACGGACAAGCTCGTGCTGCTCTTACGGAGCCCTAGAGTGTAAGTGTAACCGGAGGTTGTCACGACGTATACTTCTCCGTTGATGGGCGGCAGAACGGCCTCCACggcttcgtcgccgtcgtcgtcgtcacccgacggcgccaccgccgggaGCTCCGTTTCCGCCGTAGTCGGCGCTTCCCACGCGCCGCCGGACCCGAGGACGTGCACCTGCGCGGTCAGTCTCCGCGCGACCAGCCGCACGTACACCAGCGTGATGGcgtggtcgtcgccgccgtcctccggtAGGAACACGCGTTCGACGACGTGCGTCCCGGCGCCgggcagtggcggcggcggagggaggagccGTACGGACTCCAGTGGGTGCGGCGGCCGGAGCACGCTGTAGCGGTAGGGCGTGTCGATGCCCACACGCCTCGCTCCGTCGGTGGCCTCGACGAGGACATGGCCGTCTCGGCAGTCGGTGATGCGTGGGCGGCGGAAGCCGGCGAGGTGGCCGTACGGGCCGAAGAACCGGTGCTTCgcgcggtgggcggcggcggcggcgacgcccggGTGCTGCGGGAGGGCCCGGAACTGCGGGCGCAGaagcgcgtcgtcgtcgccgtcgacgacgcaGAAGCCGAGGAGACGAGGCGGGTGGAGCACGCGGAAGCGGCGTAGGAAGAACTCACCGGAGGCGACGTGGAGCCACAGCTTGCAGAcgacggcagcgacgacgaggtgTTCATGGTTCTCCAGACGGAGCAGGATCTCGCGGAGGAGATCCTCGTCGGAGAGCACCAGCGCGGCCGCGTTGAtctccggcggtggcggcgcgagcagctgCACCAAGCTTTCGCTGTtctccggcgatggcggcgcgagcagctgGACCAAGCTTTCGCTGTCTCCATCtacttgcattttttttctcttctcggtCGTACGTCCGAGGTTTCTGCATGGATCGGTCGCCACACGGCAAAATGgcccacatatatatagcagcATCTGCATGTGTGAGACTCGCAACAATAATTCACATTTGAATGGTTCTTTTGTGGTGTGTTTATAATTTATCCCCAAATTGTTGTCCTATCCAAGTGTCAAAAGTTTACAAATCGATAATTATCTATGAATGCATGGTTGTACCTCTGATAATCTATCATCCACGTCCTtttacttctgcttatacttataagctaaaattaaaatttttaaccttaattttagaattgaaTTTAAgtctttttattaaaatttattttctagtcttgacttttagattactaagaatacgtatataacaattttattcttaaactattttacatataaaattatactgTTTGGCTTTCCTCGCACTTATTACACCCTGTACGTTTATTAGTACGGGTCCttctttatataaattatatatgtcagTGTATCTATATATGCAAGTATGGTGCCATGTGAATCTATGTTGTTTACTAGCTGTAGATACATgcttttattcttttaatatgGATGCTTCTGGAGTGCCAAACTGGTGTCATCACTGGTCAGTTCAGAACGAACACAACTAGTACAATATTTTGTGCAGATTAAGTACGATGCCAATACACGGGAATATACGGTGCCATGTGAATTTATACGTTTGTACGTACATGCATGGTTGAccagaaaaatattgtatgaGCAAACACTGATATACTACTCCAGTGCTCTACCATAGCACGTTTGGATTGGTATTGCATGtactttttattagtttagTAATTAACACAATTCGGACTTAATCTGTTTGCCACGTTGGTTCAATTCGGACTGACGTTCTGGACAGTTGGCATCGATCGAATGATGTTATACCAACTGATCGAAATGCCGTTTGACTACCGGGTGACGTGCTAATTAATAAAGTGACGTAATGTAATCACAGGAATGAAATGAGTGGTGTGACTGGTGAGATCAAAGGTGATTTAAACATAATCTATACAATCACCTCTAATATATACTAGTAGTTACAATCTTGTTGTCACATATGAAAGTACCACCATCGATCAGTGGTGAAACAAATTGATTAATCActatatatgttaattgtgACACAATTAATTGTAATGACACAgtaattaatcacaaaaaaattggtcACATAGGTGTCATTTGCGACGAAAAATAGTCGTAAAGTGATGATCCCTTGTGTGTACGTGTTTGCAAACCTGATAGCCATTTACTTCAGGAGACAACTCCTTTTGTCCAGTTGCTGTGCTGACTTCCCATGCTCAAAACATGGATGCATGGCTTCTTAGAAACACAGGAATTTCGcatgtttttcatcataaataGTTTAATTAACTCTGGACTTCTGGTGAACTTTTTGAGAGAATTGCCCGGTACAAACAAGCCCTAGAGAAATGAACGTGATGCTCGATATGAGGCCAGCCA
This window harbors:
- the LOC121054163 gene encoding uncharacterized protein LOC121054163, coding for MQVDGDSESLVQLLAPPSPENSESLVQLLAPPPPEINAAALVLSDEDLLREILLRLENHEHLVVAAVVCKLWLHVASGEFFLRRFRVLHPPRLLGFCVVDGDDDALLRPQFRALPQHPGVAAAAAHRAKHRFFGPYGHLAGFRRPRITDCRDGHVLVEATDGARRVGIDTPYRYSVLRPPHPLESVRLLPPPPPLPGAGTHVVERVFLPEDGGDDHAITLVYVRLVARRLTAQVHVLGSGGAWEAPTTAETELPAVAPSGDDDDGDEAVEAVLPPINGEVYVVTTSGYTYTLGLRKSSTSLSVLDLPNAVRSCNFRLSWSHEDDDGGGAGGSRGRLCLVHGDGTQLSVWHRKTATIAVGVGWELRHTFCVREACQRIEWLPERWWTGRASVMAVGGDAEFALLDLEQAGIVIYVHLQWRTVKKVYERKTGGGAEDGRSAVRVFPLTTVWPPTFPEFDTEAQNSGERSVDGSNDDPDGLVGAVVMSCHEGFSATSPTYVAARGREDDAGVAAGWFQRLAAVVAAIADCIA